From Micromonospora sp. NBC_01699, a single genomic window includes:
- a CDS encoding acyl-CoA dehydrogenase family protein, translating to MAVDALGTARRLAPRLAARAAEHDREGTFPVEDFVDLRDAGLFGLMVPATLGGIGARFAEYAAVATELARGNGATALVFNMHASVTGALGAVTEELAEALGVPDEALAARDRLLAEAASGAWYGVAMSERGAGARLSQLSTVYEPVDGGFHIKGAKTFCSGAGHADAYLVAARSVADQSVVSQFLVPASVDGLRVEPTWDSLGMRATASHDLHLDVTVPADRLLGGVEGLALVVAQLMPHWLVASYAAVYVGVAQASIDAAVAHVNARNLGELPAIRARIGRADAAVAAARLVVAEAARRVDDEPGDAETNRWVWRAKLLAGTTAAEVAASMLEAAGTSATRRGHPLERLYRDARCGSLHPATSDVCADWLGVAAIGGDPDRDGSAPRW from the coding sequence ATGGCGGTGGACGCGCTCGGAACCGCGCGCCGGTTGGCGCCACGGTTGGCCGCGCGAGCGGCCGAGCACGACCGCGAGGGCACGTTTCCCGTTGAGGATTTCGTGGACCTCCGGGATGCGGGCCTGTTCGGGCTGATGGTGCCGGCGACGCTGGGTGGCATCGGTGCCCGCTTCGCCGAGTACGCCGCGGTCGCCACCGAACTCGCTCGGGGCAACGGTGCGACCGCGCTGGTGTTCAACATGCACGCCTCGGTCACCGGTGCGCTCGGCGCGGTGACCGAGGAGTTGGCCGAGGCGCTCGGCGTACCGGACGAGGCGCTCGCGGCGCGGGACCGGTTGCTCGCCGAGGCGGCGTCCGGCGCCTGGTACGGCGTGGCGATGAGCGAACGGGGTGCCGGCGCCCGGCTGTCCCAACTCTCCACGGTGTACGAGCCGGTGGACGGCGGTTTCCACATCAAGGGAGCGAAGACCTTCTGCTCCGGTGCCGGGCACGCGGACGCGTACCTGGTGGCGGCCCGGAGCGTGGCCGACCAGTCGGTGGTGTCGCAGTTCCTGGTGCCCGCGTCCGTGGACGGGCTGCGGGTCGAGCCGACCTGGGACTCGCTCGGCATGCGGGCGACCGCCTCGCACGACCTGCACCTGGACGTGACGGTGCCGGCGGACCGGCTGCTCGGTGGGGTGGAGGGGCTGGCGCTGGTGGTGGCGCAGTTGATGCCGCACTGGCTGGTGGCGAGTTACGCCGCGGTCTACGTGGGGGTGGCCCAGGCGTCGATCGACGCGGCGGTCGCCCACGTCAACGCCCGTAACCTGGGCGAGCTGCCGGCGATCCGGGCCCGGATCGGCCGCGCGGACGCGGCGGTGGCCGCCGCCCGGCTGGTGGTGGCCGAGGCGGCCCGCCGGGTGGACGACGAGCCGGGTGACGCGGAGACCAACCGTTGGGTGTGGCGGGCCAAGCTGCTTGCCGGTACGACGGCGGCGGAGGTGGCCGCGTCGATGCTGGAGGCCGCCGGTACGTCGGCGACCCGGCGGGGCCATCCGCTGGAGCGGCTGTACCGGGACGCGCGCTGCGGGTCGCTGCATCCGGCGACCTCGGACGTCTGTGCCGACTGGCTCGGTGTGGCGGCGATCGGTGGAGATCCGGACCGGGACGGGTCGGCCCCCCGATGGTGA
- a CDS encoding UbiA family prenyltransferase has translation MALSLARLAGNEQTSSMSRMLLGLVRASHPEPAAAVTGVSALLAWGVGHRPGGIATVAVTVLATQLAVGWLNDGLDADRDTAVGRTDKPLANGTLDRRLVLLCGLAAALATPALALLLNPTATVAISVALLSALLYNWPLKSTPVSVLPYAISFGTLPAFVVLALPGSPAPPGWLVAAGALLGAGAHFANVLPDLDDDARTGVRGLPHRIGPAGSRVAAAVLLLAATAMLVFGPAGPPSWAGLAAIAAAAVVLPVGWYAGRSAGRRGNRAVGVFRAVLVVAVIDVVLLVASGRVV, from the coding sequence ATGGCGTTGAGCCTGGCACGACTCGCCGGTAACGAACAGACTTCTTCTATGTCGCGAATGCTGTTAGGGCTGGTCCGGGCAAGTCACCCGGAGCCGGCCGCCGCCGTCACCGGGGTGTCGGCACTACTGGCGTGGGGGGTCGGACACCGGCCCGGCGGCATCGCGACGGTGGCCGTGACCGTACTGGCGACGCAGTTGGCGGTCGGCTGGCTCAACGACGGGCTCGACGCGGACCGCGACACCGCCGTCGGCCGGACCGACAAGCCGCTGGCCAACGGAACACTCGACCGCCGCCTGGTGCTGCTGTGCGGGCTCGCCGCCGCGCTCGCCACCCCGGCGCTGGCCCTGCTGCTCAACCCGACCGCGACGGTCGCGATCAGCGTGGCACTGCTGTCCGCGCTGCTCTACAACTGGCCGCTCAAGTCCACCCCGGTCTCGGTGCTGCCGTACGCGATCTCGTTCGGGACCCTGCCGGCCTTCGTCGTACTCGCCCTGCCCGGCTCGCCCGCCCCGCCCGGCTGGCTGGTCGCGGCGGGAGCGCTGCTCGGCGCCGGTGCGCACTTCGCGAACGTACTGCCGGACCTCGACGACGACGCCCGGACCGGGGTGCGCGGCCTGCCACACCGGATCGGCCCGGCCGGGTCGCGGGTGGCCGCCGCCGTGCTGCTGCTCGCGGCGACCGCGATGCTCGTCTTCGGCCCGGCCGGGCCGCCGTCGTGGGCCGGGCTCGCGGCCATCGCCGCCGCCGCCGTGGTCCTTCCGGTCGGCTGGTACGCCGGCCGCTCGGCCGGTCGACGGGGCAACCGGGCCGTCGGCGTGTTCCGGGCGGTGCTGGTGGTGGCCGTGATCGACGTGGTGCTCCTGGTCGCCAGCGGACGGGTGGTATGA
- a CDS encoding methyltransferase domain-containing protein, whose amino-acid sequence MGDAKTARAGIPVRPRNDPRQYDDLADEWWRPDGVFAMLHWLARARAEMVPPATRTGAVLVDMGCGAGLLAPHVAGRGYRHVGVDLTGSALVQAAGHGVTPVNGDATALPLTDGCADVVAAGELLEHVPDWRVAVAEACRVLRPGGTLVLDTLNDTAISRLVAVTLAERVRGVPRGIHDPRLFVNARALVAECARHGVALRLRGIRPAVPGLLRWLAHQSTAARRPVPGRSSGGEASSGGGASSGGGGASSGGGGASGVSGASGGGGAVGRAGGGRGAPRIVPTRSTAVLYQGRGVKHG is encoded by the coding sequence GTGGGCGACGCCAAGACGGCGCGTGCCGGGATCCCGGTCCGGCCGCGTAATGATCCACGACAGTACGACGATCTGGCCGACGAGTGGTGGCGGCCGGACGGTGTCTTCGCGATGCTGCACTGGCTGGCGCGGGCACGGGCCGAGATGGTTCCGCCGGCCACCCGTACCGGGGCGGTGCTGGTGGACATGGGCTGCGGCGCCGGGCTGCTCGCCCCGCACGTGGCGGGTCGCGGGTACCGGCACGTCGGGGTGGACCTGACCGGGTCGGCACTCGTCCAGGCGGCCGGGCACGGGGTGACGCCGGTCAACGGCGACGCCACCGCGCTGCCGTTGACCGACGGGTGCGCCGACGTGGTGGCAGCGGGCGAGCTGCTGGAACACGTACCGGACTGGCGGGTGGCGGTGGCGGAGGCGTGCCGGGTGCTCCGGCCGGGCGGCACGCTGGTGCTGGACACGCTCAACGACACGGCGATCAGCCGGCTGGTGGCGGTGACGCTGGCGGAGCGGGTGCGCGGGGTGCCCCGGGGCATCCACGACCCGCGGTTGTTCGTGAACGCACGGGCGCTGGTCGCCGAGTGCGCCCGGCACGGGGTGGCGCTGCGGTTGCGCGGGATCCGCCCGGCGGTGCCGGGCCTGCTGCGCTGGCTGGCCCACCAGTCGACCGCCGCCCGCCGACCGGTGCCCGGCCGGTCGAGCGGTGGCGAGGCGTCGAGCGGTGGCGGGGCGTCCAGCGGCGGTGGCGGGGCGTCCAGCGGCGGTGGCGGGGCGTCGGGTGTCAGCGGGGCGTCGGGCGGTGGCGGGGCGGTGGGCCGGGCCGGTGGCGGGCGGGGTGCACCTCGGATCGTGCCCACTCGGTCGACGGCGGTGCTCTACCAGGGCCGTGGGGTGAAGCATGGGTAG